A window of the bacterium genome harbors these coding sequences:
- a CDS encoding DUF6580 family putative transport protein, whose protein sequence is MKPAGPQRRDAAWLGTLPYALIAAGAVLRIVPHPWNFAPIDALALFGGAVLPGALGLAVPLAALVLSDAVLGFYPGIGWVYGSYVLIALLGRALRGRRPAGRVVAFSVAASVIFYVVTNFGEWLGPLYPHTPAGLVASYVAAIPFFRNTVLSDVGYSLALFAIYGHAARFAERRAGRLEPAAQRTT, encoded by the coding sequence ATGAAGCCTGCAGGACCACAACGCCGCGACGCAGCCTGGCTCGGTACGCTCCCGTACGCGCTCATCGCGGCGGGCGCCGTGCTCAGGATCGTGCCGCACCCGTGGAACTTCGCGCCGATCGATGCCCTGGCGCTGTTCGGCGGTGCCGTGCTTCCCGGGGCGCTCGGCCTGGCGGTCCCCTTGGCCGCCCTCGTGTTGTCCGACGCGGTGCTGGGCTTCTACCCGGGGATCGGCTGGGTGTACGGGAGCTATGTGCTGATCGCGCTGCTCGGACGCGCGCTGCGGGGGCGCCGTCCCGCGGGGCGGGTCGTCGCGTTCTCGGTCGCGGCCTCGGTCATCTTCTATGTTGTGACCAACTTCGGCGAGTGGCTGGGACCGCTGTATCCGCATACGCCCGCCGGGCTCGTGGCGTCGTACGTCGCCGCGATCCCGTTCTTCCGCAACACCGTGCTCAGTGACGTGGGCTACTCGCTCGCGCTCTTCGCCATCTACGGGCACGCGGCCAGATTCGCCGAACGCCGCGCCGGCCGGCTCGAGCCCGCCGCTCAGCGCACCACGTAG
- a CDS encoding energy transducer TonB, with protein MSATGSASAGAREDASRPAARAPILTPPRVISTGTMAYPGDAFRFTVRRQDLGAALSVVGTEGTVALRVLVLADGTVREVDAVESSGAGVLDRSAIEAVRGWQFAPATRDGAPIDAYVTLRIRYVVR; from the coding sequence GTGAGCGCGACCGGATCCGCTTCGGCCGGCGCGCGGGAGGATGCGAGCCGTCCCGCCGCACGCGCGCCGATCCTCACCCCTCCGCGGGTGATCTCGACCGGGACGATGGCGTATCCCGGGGACGCCTTCCGGTTCACGGTGCGGCGGCAGGATCTCGGAGCGGCGCTTTCGGTCGTAGGGACGGAGGGGACGGTGGCGCTTCGCGTGCTCGTGCTTGCCGACGGCACGGTGCGGGAGGTCGACGCCGTGGAGTCCTCGGGCGCTGGGGTCCTCGACCGGTCCGCGATCGAGGCGGTTCGCGGATGGCAGTTTGCGCCGGCGACGCGCGACGGCGCGCCGATCGACGCGTACGTGACGCTGCGGATACGCTACGTGGTGCGCTGA
- a CDS encoding GNAT family N-acetyltransferase — MTTASISIRFARKGDAEGFVVSWNESFRKGHLGYTGTRLRSRKDIERFRKRYSERKRNEIVFVAVAEKNRIIGNCGFFARERGRTRHRGELGWMVHHDYVGRGIATKLLGAVLKEAKNRGYKRVEAEIAVENVASIRLATRYGFQLEGRRKAGIVLDTGRYLDTYIFGRILK; from the coding sequence ATGACGACAGCATCGATTTCGATTAGGTTCGCGCGGAAAGGCGATGCCGAAGGATTCGTTGTTTCTTGGAACGAGAGTTTTCGAAAAGGTCACTTGGGATATACTGGAACGCGACTCAGAAGTAGGAAGGATATCGAGCGTTTCCGCAAACGCTACTCGGAGCGCAAGAGGAACGAGATCGTGTTCGTAGCGGTTGCCGAGAAGAATAGGATCATTGGGAACTGTGGCTTCTTTGCGAGGGAACGCGGAAGGACGAGACACAGGGGAGAGCTCGGGTGGATGGTCCATCACGACTATGTTGGACGAGGAATCGCGACGAAGTTGTTGGGTGCGGTTCTGAAAGAGGCAAAAAACAGAGGCTACAAGCGGGTCGAGGCTGAAATCGCGGTTGAGAACGTCGCGAGCATCAGACTGGCCACGCGATATGGATTTCAGCTGGAGGGCAGGCGAAAAGCTGGCATTGTCCTCGATACCGGGAGATACCTGGATACCTATATCTTCGGACGAATCCTCAAGTAG
- a CDS encoding FxLYD domain-containing protein has translation MKGLLTTLLIILGAFALTMRGTWTGDHFHEWMTSVLQTMPAIHLQDPGRTNSARVSLVETHPHPGCTDSSYGCIAGTVKNNTATTLTYVEVVISLYNASGAQVGDATTNTLNLEPGGTWNFEAPITQGNVASYRVARITTR, from the coding sequence ATGAAAGGCTTGTTGACCACTCTGTTGATCATACTCGGCGCATTCGCGCTCACGATGCGCGGGACATGGACCGGCGATCATTTTCACGAATGGATGACAAGCGTGTTGCAGACAATGCCCGCGATACATCTACAAGACCCGGGGCGAACAAATTCGGCACGAGTATCGCTCGTCGAAACGCATCCACATCCCGGTTGCACCGACTCGTCCTATGGGTGCATCGCCGGAACGGTGAAGAACAACACCGCGACGACCCTGACGTACGTCGAGGTGGTAATCAGCCTCTATAATGCATCGGGCGCGCAAGTTGGGGACGCGACGACCAACACGCTGAACCTCGAACCGGGCGGAACATGGAATTTTGAGGCGCCAATAACCCAAGGAAACGTTGCAAGCTATCGCGTGGCGCGTATCACGACTCGCTAA
- a CDS encoding NIPSNAP family protein: MIIEMRTYKIKPGLRSRFLEIFRSKSIPAHADIGMKILGPFLSVEDPDTFFFMRGFPDIASREPMKARFYEGELWKGELENILMPMIEQYDVVVVEDADGLIHW; encoded by the coding sequence GTGATCATAGAAATGCGGACCTACAAGATCAAGCCCGGGCTCCGCTCGCGTTTCCTTGAGATATTCCGCTCCAAGTCCATTCCGGCGCACGCAGACATCGGGATGAAGATCTTAGGTCCATTTCTTTCCGTCGAAGACCCCGACACCTTCTTCTTCATGCGCGGTTTTCCCGACATCGCTTCGCGTGAGCCGATGAAAGCGCGGTTCTACGAAGGGGAACTTTGGAAGGGCGAACTGGAAAACATCCTGATGCCGATGATCGAGCAGTACGACGTCGTCGTGGTGGAAGACGCAGACGGTCTGATTCATTGGTAG
- a CDS encoding C-terminal binding protein → MSFVCVITDHTYATLEPEERVLLPLGVKIVVAESHHRAHQHAALAQADAVLNQLLPIDADAIRGMHRCLAIVRYGVGFDTVDMAAATEAGICVVNVPDYGTQEVALHAITLLLVVHRRIARYDGDVRAGRWTRGPDVVPAIHRLAGRTLGIVGLGRIGKTVAAYAAPFGLHVLAYDPYITRNAAIDAGAVLVDYPTLLRQSDFVSFHTPLNAETRHLLGPAELRLMKPDAVVVNTSRGPVVDTGALARALREGRLAGAALDVFETEPLGADHPLRTAPNTILTPHVAWYSEEAQLTLKRSAAEEVARVARGEWPRSVVNPEVRETARLRPKA, encoded by the coding sequence ATGTCCTTTGTCTGCGTGATCACGGATCATACCTATGCGACGCTCGAGCCCGAGGAACGGGTGCTGCTGCCGCTCGGCGTGAAGATCGTCGTCGCGGAGTCGCACCATCGGGCGCACCAGCACGCCGCGCTCGCCCAGGCGGACGCCGTGCTGAATCAGCTGCTGCCGATCGATGCCGACGCGATCCGGGGGATGCACCGGTGTCTTGCGATCGTCCGGTACGGCGTCGGGTTCGACACGGTGGATATGGCGGCGGCGACGGAGGCCGGCATCTGCGTGGTGAACGTGCCCGACTACGGCACGCAGGAAGTCGCGCTGCACGCCATCACGCTCCTGTTGGTCGTGCACCGGCGGATCGCGCGGTACGACGGCGATGTGCGAGCGGGCCGGTGGACCCGCGGCCCGGACGTCGTCCCGGCGATCCACCGGCTGGCCGGACGCACGCTCGGCATCGTGGGGCTCGGCCGCATCGGCAAGACGGTCGCGGCGTACGCGGCGCCGTTCGGCCTGCACGTGCTCGCGTACGATCCGTACATCACGCGCAACGCGGCGATCGACGCCGGCGCCGTGCTCGTGGACTATCCGACGCTGCTGCGACAGTCGGATTTCGTCTCGTTCCATACGCCGCTGAACGCGGAAACCCGGCATCTGCTCGGCCCGGCCGAGCTGCGCCTCATGAAGCCGGATGCGGTCGTCGTGAACACGTCCCGCGGTCCCGTGGTGGACACGGGGGCGCTGGCGAGGGCGCTCCGCGAAGGGCGCCTCGCCGGGGCGGCCCTCGACGTGTTCGAGACTGAGCCGCTCGGAGCGGACCACCCGCTCCGGACCGCCCCGAACACGATCCTCACGCCGCACGTCGCGTGGTACAGCGAGGAGGCCCAGCTGACGCTGAAGCGGAGCGCGGCCGAGGAGGTCGCGCGCGTCGCGCGCGGCGAGTGGCCGCGGTCCGTGGTCAACCCGGAAGTGCGCGAGACGGCGCGCCTCCGGCCCAAGGCGTAG
- a CDS encoding TonB-dependent receptor: MFVRHVRALGCSLLLVVAIPLLTAVRGPAQEAPPGPPTFQLPDIEVAGKRPQLPSTTPASVSVITSDEIAAMGALTVADVLRVLPEVFVKSSGGPGALTTVSIRGEASTRVLVLVDGVPLNRPDQQSVDLSTLPIQNVERVEVLRGPFSALYGSSALGGVVNIVTRTAPQTSVSSRVGSFGESANVVSAGGAIANLTYLVQGILTGSTGFATDNDYSNSTVTAKLHWTMGDDAGLTLTVNRFWHAVGTPGALPASTQDPNARTLEGRTLVDLAWHSGKADGPGTLLRVYTLDDDISFISPSLGGVFTPFAFRSDDVAHVWGAQAQVVLAPLPGHLLTLGADYQGQATAHTDNFPTAFGNTDTDLGLYVQDDWQIGPRVLLSAGVRGDVFQLYGTQVDPRAGVVVLLSDRLALRVGAGRSFRAPSFDELAPSFGGNPNLQPETASSYDAGVAYTLAPGLTLAVTGYYTDATNLITSAPPNFAPMNVGHAIVSGGSIELVGRISDQWFIRANYTDQDARDANTNLDVVYAPRQLANLEVTYAASPATRVNVILSYVGDRFNDPANTQLVPGYWLTSLTVTQQLGNGFALQGGVANLFNVPYQTTLGFPEPGTTYFIGATKSF, from the coding sequence ATGTTCGTCCGTCATGTGCGCGCGCTCGGCTGTTCGCTCCTTCTGGTCGTTGCCATTCCGCTGCTCACGGCCGTACGCGGGCCTGCGCAGGAGGCCCCGCCCGGACCGCCAACGTTCCAACTGCCCGACATTGAGGTCGCAGGGAAGCGCCCGCAGCTGCCGTCCACGACGCCCGCGTCCGTCAGCGTGATCACCTCGGACGAGATCGCCGCGATGGGCGCCCTTACCGTCGCGGACGTGCTTCGCGTGCTCCCCGAAGTGTTTGTCAAGAGCTCCGGTGGGCCCGGTGCGCTCACGACGGTCAGCATCCGCGGCGAGGCGTCGACGCGGGTGCTGGTGCTCGTGGACGGCGTCCCGCTCAACCGGCCCGATCAGCAGTCGGTCGATCTCAGCACGCTGCCGATCCAGAACGTGGAACGCGTCGAAGTCTTGCGGGGCCCGTTCTCGGCCCTGTATGGGAGCTCCGCGCTCGGCGGCGTGGTCAACATCGTGACCCGGACGGCGCCGCAGACGTCGGTGTCGTCACGAGTGGGATCGTTCGGCGAGAGCGCGAACGTCGTCTCCGCCGGCGGCGCGATCGCGAATCTCACGTATCTCGTGCAGGGGATTCTCACCGGCAGCACGGGGTTCGCCACCGACAACGACTACAGCAACTCGACTGTGACGGCGAAGCTCCACTGGACCATGGGCGACGACGCCGGACTGACGCTCACGGTCAACCGGTTCTGGCACGCGGTCGGCACCCCCGGCGCCCTGCCGGCGAGTACCCAGGACCCGAACGCGCGTACGCTCGAAGGGCGGACGCTCGTCGACCTCGCGTGGCACAGCGGCAAGGCGGACGGTCCGGGCACCCTCCTTCGGGTCTACACGCTCGACGACGACATCTCGTTCATCTCGCCGAGCCTCGGCGGCGTCTTCACCCCCTTCGCGTTTCGGTCGGACGACGTGGCCCATGTGTGGGGCGCGCAGGCGCAGGTCGTGCTCGCGCCGCTGCCGGGCCATCTCCTCACGCTCGGCGCCGACTACCAGGGGCAGGCCACGGCGCATACCGACAACTTCCCGACCGCGTTCGGGAACACCGACACAGACCTCGGGCTGTACGTGCAGGACGATTGGCAGATCGGCCCGCGCGTCCTGCTGTCGGCGGGCGTCCGCGGGGACGTCTTTCAACTCTACGGCACGCAGGTGGATCCGCGGGCCGGCGTCGTCGTGCTGTTGAGCGACCGGCTGGCGCTGCGGGTGGGGGCCGGCCGGTCGTTTCGGGCGCCGAGCTTCGACGAACTCGCGCCCTCCTTCGGCGGCAACCCCAACCTGCAGCCCGAGACGGCGTCGTCGTACGACGCGGGAGTGGCGTACACGCTTGCGCCGGGGCTCACGCTCGCCGTGACCGGATACTACACGGACGCCACGAACCTGATCACGTCCGCGCCGCCCAATTTCGCGCCGATGAACGTCGGCCACGCGATCGTCTCCGGCGGCTCGATCGAACTCGTCGGCCGGATCAGCGACCAGTGGTTCATCCGGGCGAACTACACCGACCAGGACGCCCGGGACGCGAACACGAACCTCGACGTTGTGTACGCGCCGCGTCAGCTGGCCAACCTCGAGGTGACCTACGCCGCTTCTCCGGCGACGCGCGTGAACGTCATCCTTAGTTACGTCGGCGATCGGTTCAACGACCCGGCGAACACGCAGCTGGTTCCCGGATACTGGCTGACCTCGCTCACCGTCACGCAGCAGCTCGGCAACGGGTTCGCGCTGCAGGGCGGTGTCGCCAACCTGTTCAATGTTCCGTACCAGACGACGCTCGGCTTCCCGGAACCCGGCACGACCTACTTCATCGGCGCCACGAAGAGCTTCTGA
- a CDS encoding cold shock domain-containing protein: protein MKWFDSRMGYGFVLDAEGRDVFVHRRVVRRAGRRRLEPGEPVEYEAEQTPRGVKITRLVVLASAVPDQER, encoded by the coding sequence GTGAAGTGGTTCGACAGCCGGATGGGCTACGGCTTCGTGCTCGACGCCGAGGGACGCGACGTCTTCGTCCACCGCCGCGTCGTCAGGCGCGCCGGACGCCGCCGGCTCGAGCCGGGCGAGCCTGTCGAATACGAGGCGGAGCAGACCCCGCGCGGCGTGAAGATCACCCGACTGGTGGTACTCGCATCCGCGGTCCCTGACCAGGAGCGTTGA
- a CDS encoding diguanylate cyclase yields the protein MVNDIDTLHSNDASYRKFFEDVPMGLFRTTLAGTILDANPAFLHMLNYPDLEALTRGCAADLYVDPGAWARWVALLESTGAVTDFESQLRRRDGEAIWVRASARVVRDAAGRSLYVEGAAVDVTQRKEIESVLERRTTEVEAFHDLGRLLRAARSADEMYPIIVQQTMRLLASQYGALQLLNEDRDALIRVYTAGIPFDQRFAASMEDEWSGHVIKVGTPFVSGVPMRETVSASADGVRDHEVGPVAVVPVRSEDEIIGTIELGRSTTRGSHPYTDGEVRLMESVAEIAGTAIRRADLNYHLEQSYLDMVRALARAADARDRYAADHSERIASRAAAIAQALGCEDQQVRDIRWAGLLHDIGKLGVPDSILQKPGPLTEAEWSIIRQHPSIGEDILRPVDRMRHVATLVRHHQERWDGTGYPDGLRGEDIPLGARILAVADACGAITDGRGPRAGRSLDDAITEIRRCAGTQFDPNVVDAFCRLAGEGRIDGPAADGEESRPGSSVTPPRETAIARSLSHAERVGRIIPAMADVAKRLLRPLDLAVVLDEILGQIEEIFGYPACAVWFADAETQELYVTAQRGYDPEAVKDFRLRIGDGIAGWVAKHERAYYAPDVATDPMYVPGPVGARSLVVYPLVVESRAIGVLTVASPNVDAFPKDIRAFLDAFAALAALAILRAQRDADLHRLALTDALTGLGNRRALWDALEREIARARRNRHPVSVALVEIDAFKHINDRFGHLQGDVALRKMADVLRTRTRATDLSARFGGDEFVLLLPDVTKRTAVQVAERIRSHVSEIVLRGDARLTVSIGVATMPEDGETAEAVVEGADRAAYEAKHAGGDRVHCA from the coding sequence ATGGTGAACGACATCGACACGTTGCACAGCAACGACGCATCGTACCGAAAGTTCTTTGAGGACGTCCCGATGGGGCTGTTTCGCACCACCCTCGCGGGCACCATTCTCGATGCGAATCCCGCGTTCTTGCACATGTTGAACTATCCGGACCTCGAGGCGCTGACCCGGGGGTGCGCGGCTGACCTGTACGTCGATCCGGGCGCGTGGGCCCGTTGGGTGGCGCTCCTCGAATCGACCGGCGCGGTCACCGATTTTGAAAGCCAGCTCCGGCGGCGCGACGGGGAGGCGATCTGGGTTCGGGCCAGCGCCCGCGTCGTGCGCGACGCCGCCGGTCGGAGTCTGTACGTCGAGGGAGCCGCCGTTGATGTCACGCAGCGGAAAGAGATCGAGAGCGTGCTGGAACGCCGCACGACCGAGGTCGAGGCGTTCCACGATCTCGGTCGGCTGCTGCGCGCGGCCCGCAGCGCGGACGAGATGTACCCGATCATTGTGCAGCAGACGATGCGCCTCCTCGCGAGCCAATACGGGGCGCTCCAGCTCCTCAACGAGGACCGCGACGCGCTCATCCGCGTTTACACCGCCGGCATTCCGTTCGACCAACGGTTCGCCGCCTCGATGGAGGACGAGTGGTCAGGGCACGTGATCAAGGTCGGCACCCCGTTTGTGAGCGGCGTGCCGATGAGAGAGACGGTCTCCGCGTCGGCGGACGGCGTTCGCGATCACGAGGTCGGGCCGGTCGCCGTCGTGCCCGTGCGCTCCGAGGATGAAATCATCGGGACGATCGAGCTGGGCCGCTCGACCACCCGCGGCAGCCACCCGTACACCGACGGCGAGGTGCGGCTGATGGAGAGCGTCGCGGAGATCGCCGGAACGGCGATCCGCCGGGCCGATCTCAACTACCACCTCGAGCAATCGTACCTCGACATGGTGCGCGCGCTGGCCCGCGCGGCCGACGCCAGGGACCGCTACGCGGCGGATCACAGCGAGCGGATCGCGTCCCGGGCCGCCGCGATCGCCCAGGCGCTCGGGTGCGAAGATCAGCAGGTGCGGGACATTCGCTGGGCCGGCCTCCTGCACGACATCGGGAAACTCGGCGTCCCCGACAGCATCCTCCAGAAGCCGGGGCCGCTCACGGAGGCCGAGTGGAGCATCATCCGGCAACACCCGTCCATCGGTGAGGACATCTTGCGGCCCGTCGACCGGATGCGGCACGTGGCGACCCTGGTCCGGCACCACCAGGAGCGCTGGGACGGGACGGGCTATCCCGACGGGCTCCGGGGCGAGGACATCCCGTTGGGCGCGCGGATCCTGGCGGTGGCCGACGCGTGCGGCGCCATCACGGACGGCCGAGGCCCCCGGGCGGGCCGCAGCTTGGATGACGCGATCACGGAGATCCGCCGGTGCGCCGGGACGCAGTTCGATCCGAACGTGGTCGACGCGTTTTGCCGGTTGGCCGGAGAGGGGCGCATCGACGGTCCCGCGGCCGACGGCGAGGAGTCAAGACCCGGGAGCTCGGTGACGCCGCCGCGGGAGACCGCGATCGCGCGGTCGCTCTCCCACGCGGAGCGCGTCGGGCGCATCATTCCCGCGATGGCCGACGTGGCGAAACGGCTGCTGCGCCCGCTCGATCTGGCGGTCGTCCTCGACGAGATCCTGGGGCAGATCGAAGAGATCTTCGGCTATCCGGCGTGCGCCGTGTGGTTTGCCGATGCCGAGACCCAGGAGCTGTACGTGACGGCGCAGCGGGGCTACGATCCGGAGGCGGTGAAGGATTTCCGGCTGCGAATCGGAGACGGGATCGCGGGCTGGGTCGCCAAGCACGAACGCGCCTACTACGCGCCGGACGTGGCCACGGATCCGATGTACGTGCCGGGTCCGGTCGGTGCGCGCTCCCTCGTCGTCTATCCGCTCGTGGTCGAGAGTCGAGCGATCGGGGTCTTGACCGTCGCGAGCCCCAACGTCGACGCGTTCCCCAAAGACATTCGCGCGTTCCTCGACGCGTTTGCCGCGCTCGCCGCGCTCGCGATCCTCCGCGCGCAGCGGGACGCCGACCTGCACCGACTCGCCCTGACCGACGCGCTGACCGGGTTGGGCAACCGCCGCGCGCTGTGGGACGCGCTGGAGCGGGAGATCGCACGGGCGCGGCGAAACCGCCACCCGGTGTCCGTCGCCCTCGTGGAGATCGACGCGTTCAAGCACATCAACGACCGCTTCGGACACCTGCAGGGGGACGTGGCGCTGCGCAAGATGGCCGACGTGCTGCGGACGCGAACGCGAGCGACGGATCTGTCTGCACGGTTCGGGGGCGACGAGTTCGTGCTGCTCCTGCCCGACGTGACGAAGCGCACCGCGGTGCAGGTGGCCGAGCGTATCCGATCCCACGTATCCGAGATCGTGCTCCGGGGCGACGCGCGGCTCACCGTGAGCATCGGGGTGGCGACGATGCCCGAGGACGGGGAGACGGCGGAGGCCGTCGTGGAAGGCGCGGACCGTGCCGCGTACGAGGCCAAACACGCCGGGGGAGACCGCGTGCACTGCGCGTGA
- a CDS encoding helix-turn-helix domain-containing protein, with product MDTRRAVNSADLSPLSLPTKCPLTAAMHAIGGKWSLICLYWLDSGMRRFNELRWLMPDISLKVLAATLRGLEHEGLICRAVYAEVPPRVEYRISNHREPVASHH from the coding sequence ATGGACACTCGTCGGGCGGTCAACAGTGCTGATTTGTCGCCGCTGTCTCTGCCGACGAAGTGCCCGCTCACGGCGGCGATGCACGCCATCGGCGGCAAATGGAGCTTGATTTGCCTGTATTGGCTGGATTCCGGCATGCGCCGCTTCAATGAACTACGCTGGCTGATGCCCGACATCTCCCTAAAGGTCCTCGCCGCGACGCTCCGCGGTCTGGAGCACGAGGGCCTGATCTGTCGCGCCGTGTATGCGGAGGTCCCGCCACGAGTGGAGTATCGCATCTCCAATCACCGAGAACCGGTTGCGTCCCATCATTGA
- a CDS encoding NAD(P)H-dependent oxidoreductase — MADASFRILGIPGSLRRHSFNRGLLVAAREAAPPGVEIAIADLGAIPLYHGDVEVEGLPPAVRDLKVQIRGADAVLIATPEYNYSFPGVLKNAIDWVSRPPQENVLRAKAAALMGAGGRFGTARAQLALRQVLVFTETYVLPKPELYVPHAHESFDAEGRLTDPQVREQLASLITALVRWTRAVSEFGRGR, encoded by the coding sequence ATGGCGGACGCGTCGTTTCGCATTCTCGGGATCCCCGGGAGCCTGAGACGTCACTCGTTCAACCGCGGTCTGTTGGTCGCGGCGCGGGAGGCGGCGCCTCCCGGCGTGGAAATCGCGATCGCCGATCTCGGCGCGATCCCGCTGTACCACGGCGACGTGGAGGTCGAGGGCCTTCCCCCGGCGGTGCGGGACCTGAAGGTGCAGATCCGCGGCGCCGACGCAGTGCTGATCGCGACGCCTGAATACAACTACTCGTTCCCCGGCGTGCTCAAGAACGCGATTGACTGGGTCTCCCGTCCGCCCCAGGAGAACGTGCTCCGCGCGAAGGCGGCCGCCCTCATGGGCGCGGGCGGCCGGTTCGGCACGGCGCGGGCGCAGCTCGCGCTGCGACAGGTGCTCGTGTTCACGGAGACCTACGTGCTGCCCAAACCCGAGCTCTACGTGCCGCATGCGCACGAGAGCTTCGATGCCGAGGGCCGGTTGACCGATCCGCAGGTGCGCGAGCAGCTCGCGTCGCTCATCACCGCGCTCGTCCGGTGGACACGCGCGGTGTCGGAGTTCGGCCGCGGGCGATAA
- a CDS encoding pilus assembly protein N-terminal domain-containing protein yields the protein MKPHGAARGAALALGLALAATAATAGPQPPPLTVYAGSGTRTSLRLQPGYATVLRADRRIDTVAIGDPRLVTATAVKHGQDVYDLILQPQGSSGATNMVVWLGNLTTVWDLEVGPGLRTADLVYVVTGARGAAVPPPTASTTSPPTSSGRAALPPPVAGAPTAAPRPSPPPAAASAPQSRAPAGSTIPTPETPSGRRPGPEGAASPAPGPSEPAHPDPIAERPAGAPVLQARQTIGDVTAVFQVARLPDGVLIRYQITNHGDGDFAIRPTSVLVRVNGRLVPYALARASADQSRPDALPHGATETGVIEAPNPAARSVQVVLSLFPLAPADDAGDARLPLTFEPSFAGVDRLAPTTNL from the coding sequence ATGAAGCCGCACGGCGCCGCCAGGGGTGCGGCGTTGGCGCTGGGGCTAGCGCTCGCCGCGACCGCAGCAACCGCAGGCCCTCAACCTCCCCCACTGACCGTATATGCGGGCTCCGGCACGCGGACGTCGCTTCGGCTGCAACCCGGCTATGCCACCGTTCTTCGGGCCGATCGTCGGATCGACACGGTCGCCATCGGGGATCCGCGACTGGTCACCGCCACCGCAGTCAAACACGGGCAGGACGTCTACGATCTTATCTTGCAGCCGCAGGGCTCCTCCGGCGCGACCAATATGGTCGTCTGGCTCGGCAACCTGACGACCGTGTGGGACCTCGAGGTCGGCCCCGGGCTCCGGACCGCCGACCTCGTGTACGTGGTCACCGGTGCGCGGGGCGCGGCGGTGCCGCCTCCTACCGCGAGCACGACCTCGCCACCCACATCGTCCGGACGGGCGGCGCTGCCGCCACCGGTTGCCGGGGCTCCAACCGCGGCCCCCCGCCCGTCGCCGCCGCCGGCCGCGGCCTCGGCGCCGCAATCGCGTGCGCCGGCGGGTTCGACGATCCCGACACCGGAGACACCGTCCGGACGCCGCCCGGGCCCGGAGGGCGCGGCCTCACCGGCCCCGGGTCCGAGTGAGCCGGCTCACCCGGACCCGATCGCAGAACGGCCCGCGGGCGCCCCGGTGCTTCAAGCGCGCCAGACCATCGGAGACGTCACCGCCGTGTTCCAGGTCGCACGGCTCCCCGACGGTGTGCTGATACGCTACCAGATCACGAATCACGGCGATGGCGATTTTGCGATCCGGCCCACGAGTGTGCTGGTGCGCGTGAACGGCAGGCTGGTCCCATACGCGCTCGCGCGCGCAAGCGCGGACCAGAGCCGGCCGGACGCGCTGCCGCACGGTGCCACGGAGACCGGCGTGATCGAGGCGCCGAACCCCGCCGCGCGGTCGGTGCAGGTGGTCCTCTCGCTCTTCCCGCTCGCGCCCGCCGACGACGCGGGCGACGCGCGCCTGCCGCTGACGTTCGAACCGTCGTTCGCCGGCGTCGACCGTCTGGCACCGACCACGAATCTGTGA
- a CDS encoding SRPBCC family protein, whose product MNSTRISRRVNAPRANVYRALLDARAVATWMVPSGMTSHVHAFDPRDGGSFRISLTHDAPTGAGKTTAHTDTFHGRFVRLATNEQVVEVVEFETTDPALRGEMTITITLADADGGTDVLGVHEGLPRGVSTADNEAGWRSSLAKLAALVEADYIKNVSHSPTHS is encoded by the coding sequence ATGAACTCGACCCGCATCAGCCGCCGCGTAAACGCGCCCCGCGCGAACGTCTATCGCGCGCTTCTCGATGCGCGCGCGGTCGCGACGTGGATGGTGCCGAGCGGTATGACCAGCCACGTGCATGCGTTCGACCCCCGCGACGGCGGCTCGTTCCGGATCTCGCTCACGCACGACGCGCCGACCGGGGCCGGCAAGACGACCGCGCACACCGACACGTTTCACGGCCGTTTCGTGAGGCTCGCGACGAATGAGCAGGTTGTCGAAGTGGTCGAGTTCGAGACGACAGATCCGGCGCTGCGCGGCGAGATGACGATCACGATCACGCTTGCCGATGCAGACGGCGGCACCGATGTTCTCGGCGTGCACGAAGGGCTGCCGCGCGGCGTGTCGACCGCCGACAACGAGGCCGGTTGGCGGTCGTCACTGGCGAAACTCGCGGCGCTCGTCGAGGCGGACTACATCAAGAACGTGTCCCATTCGCCGACGCATTCATGA